A genome region from bacterium includes the following:
- a CDS encoding Ig-like domain-containing protein — MRYLTLVLVLGACAAFAVGTDLGEVAHDGAAYLPPEPNGFLDVLYMTIEFDLGQFVTGIATVPSYGWVIADDFVLDQDSNIEKITYWVLVDQEASGYVHRFWNDTGGSGPGSELNNADADYTLTSTGQYASGYLVYKMEAEMDYELDAGHYWGASYFSSGFWYMTVTNNAWDDMAYFDYGGGGSGPWYSSQYMFGAPYGFFQVIEGTAVEPEFDPPYVDYMDPDDGEVGVPLDSNIVFHCVDDLHPVDIGTINFTVQDSTLSGDRFASTGSALSVLAMPARTLPGDLVTDDADPMDVVCTWTGDDPFYEGVTVTCTVAAGLADDRGNEMTDDFVWSFTTEDIPKVAETTWGAIKAEF, encoded by the coding sequence ATGCGATACCTGACACTTGTACTGGTTCTGGGCGCGTGCGCGGCCTTCGCCGTCGGCACGGACCTCGGGGAGGTCGCTCACGACGGGGCCGCGTACCTGCCGCCGGAGCCCAACGGCTTCCTGGACGTGCTGTACATGACCATTGAGTTCGACCTTGGTCAGTTCGTGACCGGAATCGCCACCGTGCCGTCCTACGGCTGGGTCATCGCCGACGACTTCGTCCTGGACCAGGATTCGAACATCGAGAAAATCACATACTGGGTCCTAGTCGACCAGGAGGCCTCGGGCTACGTGCATCGGTTCTGGAACGATACGGGCGGCTCGGGCCCCGGCAGCGAGCTGAACAATGCGGATGCCGACTACACGCTCACCTCCACCGGCCAGTACGCCTCCGGCTATCTCGTGTACAAGATGGAAGCCGAGATGGACTACGAATTAGATGCCGGACACTACTGGGGCGCTTCGTACTTCTCCAGCGGCTTTTGGTATATGACCGTCACCAATAACGCATGGGACGACATGGCGTACTTCGATTACGGCGGTGGCGGCTCTGGCCCGTGGTACTCCTCTCAATACATGTTTGGCGCGCCCTACGGCTTCTTCCAGGTCATCGAGGGCACTGCGGTTGAGCCCGAATTCGACCCGCCGTACGTGGACTACATGGACCCGGACGACGGCGAGGTTGGCGTGCCGCTCGACTCCAACATCGTCTTCCACTGCGTGGACGACCTGCATCCCGTTGACATCGGCACCATTAACTTCACCGTTCAGGACTCCACCCTGTCCGGCGACCGCTTCGCGAGCACCGGCTCCGCTCTGAGTGTCCTCGCTATGCCGGCCCGGACCCTCCCCGGCGACTTGGTCACTGACGACGCAGATCCGATGGACGTAGTCTGCACCTGGACCGGTGACGATCCCTTCTACGAAGGCGTGACCGTCACCTGCACTGTGGCCGCCGGCCTGGCCGACGACCGCGGCAACGAGATGACCGACGACTTCGTCTGGAGCTTCACGACGGAGGATATCCCGAAGGTGGCCGAGACGACCTGGGGGGCGATCAAAGCGGAGTTCTAG
- a CDS encoding adenylate/guanylate cyclase domain-containing protein, whose amino-acid sequence MGAQGSKKAGWKVLVTFAVAAAAGLLAFLLNLTAFFEDFELSTMRARVQVRGKCYEGAENAGAKVPGIAIIDVDERSLLPPDQEGLGRYPDWTREYYAQVVDLVAQAEPAALVFDIHFFEPAGNPDYPRINRRFLEGARSVDEVAGWMASHSEDEVFAGSVARAGDVILGLSAVDFSAEEQARDVSGNPFTARAIKLPPEVTRNLYYFTGWLPPIPELSGAARMLGHTKMSPYDEIIWRVPLLISAEGPRPGEVLVFPSLSLAAVAQALGVPLDKISFDPDVGVLLGDSKVIPTTPQAELLLNYLGPPGQGPEGTFNYYSFTDIEYLAVRDDMSPEQKAVQAWDNFHGKVVLVGGTAEGLFDFISSPFSNTHPGLEIHATAIANMLGDDYLDRLDPGLALGIFILLTLGVGFLVAYLRWWVAIPLTLVLLGGYIFGAFWIFSAHNLWLEIVRPGSGILLALVTVVGFNYVTEQRAKRKIKDTFQHYVSPAVVEQMIDNPDLLRLGGEKLDLSVIFTDVKGFTRISEQMEPTDLVHLMNDYLTPMADIILANRGTVDKFIGDAVMGIFGAPVPVEHHADAACHTALEMIAKLEELNAQWKPLNLPHMSMRIGINSGPMVVGNMGSHTRFDYTVMGDNVNLGARLEPLNKIFSTQVICSEFTRERLVDRFILRSLGSFRVMGKTEPVICYELLGLGTPEPELESLLAEFKRGLSLWEGREFKAAFDAFERLGKGYPQDGPTAYYASLCREMAAFDPGDDWRPIHTLLFK is encoded by the coding sequence GTGGGCGCTCAAGGGTCCAAGAAGGCGGGGTGGAAGGTGCTGGTGACCTTCGCCGTGGCGGCGGCGGCCGGCTTGCTGGCCTTCCTTTTGAATCTGACCGCATTCTTCGAGGACTTCGAGCTCTCGACGATGCGGGCCCGCGTGCAGGTCCGGGGCAAGTGCTACGAGGGCGCCGAGAACGCCGGCGCCAAGGTCCCCGGAATCGCCATCATTGACGTGGACGAACGCAGCCTCCTGCCCCCCGATCAGGAGGGGCTGGGCCGCTACCCCGACTGGACCCGGGAGTACTACGCCCAGGTGGTGGACCTGGTGGCCCAGGCCGAGCCGGCGGCGCTGGTCTTCGACATCCACTTCTTCGAGCCGGCGGGCAACCCCGACTACCCCCGGATAAACCGCCGGTTCCTGGAGGGCGCGCGTTCGGTGGATGAGGTCGCCGGCTGGATGGCCTCCCATTCCGAGGACGAAGTCTTCGCCGGGTCCGTGGCCCGGGCGGGGGACGTCATCCTAGGCCTCTCCGCCGTGGACTTCTCCGCCGAGGAGCAGGCGCGCGATGTCTCCGGCAACCCCTTCACCGCCCGCGCCATCAAGCTCCCGCCGGAGGTGACGCGGAACCTCTACTACTTTACCGGCTGGTTGCCGCCCATCCCCGAGCTGTCCGGAGCCGCCCGCATGCTGGGGCACACCAAGATGTCCCCCTACGACGAGATTATCTGGCGGGTGCCGCTGTTGATCTCCGCCGAGGGCCCCCGGCCCGGGGAGGTCCTCGTCTTCCCGAGTCTCTCCCTGGCCGCGGTGGCGCAGGCCCTGGGCGTCCCCCTGGACAAGATAAGCTTCGACCCCGACGTGGGCGTCCTTCTGGGCGACTCGAAGGTCATCCCCACCACCCCCCAGGCCGAGCTCCTGCTCAACTACCTCGGCCCGCCGGGGCAGGGTCCCGAGGGAACCTTCAACTACTACTCCTTCACCGACATCGAGTACCTGGCCGTACGCGACGATATGTCCCCCGAACAGAAAGCCGTCCAGGCGTGGGACAACTTCCACGGCAAGGTCGTCCTGGTAGGCGGCACCGCCGAGGGCCTCTTCGACTTCATCTCCAGCCCCTTTTCCAACACGCACCCGGGCCTGGAGATCCACGCGACCGCCATCGCCAACATGCTCGGGGACGACTACCTCGATCGCCTGGACCCGGGCCTCGCCCTGGGGATTTTCATCCTCCTCACCCTGGGGGTGGGCTTCCTGGTGGCCTACCTGCGGTGGTGGGTGGCCATCCCCCTGACCCTGGTCCTGTTGGGCGGCTACATCTTCGGCGCCTTCTGGATATTCTCCGCCCACAACCTGTGGCTGGAGATTGTCCGGCCCGGCTCCGGCATCCTGTTGGCCCTGGTCACCGTCGTCGGCTTCAACTACGTCACCGAGCAGCGGGCCAAGCGCAAGATAAAGGACACCTTCCAGCACTACGTCTCGCCCGCCGTGGTGGAGCAGATGATAGACAACCCCGACCTGTTGAGGCTGGGGGGAGAGAAGCTGGACCTCTCCGTCATCTTCACCGACGTCAAGGGCTTCACGCGCATCTCCGAGCAGATGGAGCCGACGGACCTCGTGCACCTGATGAACGACTACCTGACCCCCATGGCGGACATCATCCTCGCCAACCGGGGGACGGTGGACAAGTTCATCGGGGACGCGGTGATGGGGATTTTCGGGGCGCCGGTGCCCGTGGAGCACCACGCCGACGCCGCCTGCCACACCGCCCTGGAGATGATCGCCAAGCTCGAGGAGCTCAACGCGCAGTGGAAGCCCCTGAACCTGCCGCACATGTCCATGCGGATCGGCATCAACTCCGGCCCCATGGTGGTGGGCAACATGGGCTCCCACACGCGCTTCGACTACACGGTGATGGGGGACAACGTGAACCTGGGCGCACGCCTGGAGCCCCTGAACAAGATCTTCAGCACCCAGGTGATCTGCTCCGAGTTCACCCGGGAGCGCCTGGTGGACCGCTTCATCCTGCGCAGCCTGGGGAGCTTCCGCGTCATGGGCAAGACGGAGCCGGTTATCTGCTACGAGCTTCTGGGCCTCGGCACGCCCGAGCCGGAGCTCGAAAGCCTCTTGGCCGAGTTCAAGCGGGGTCTGTCCCTGTGGGAGGGGCGGGAGTTCAAGGCCGCCTTCGACGCCTTCGAGCGGCTGGGGAAGGGCTATCCCCAGGACGGTCCCACCGCCTACTACGCGAGCCTGTGCCGGGAGATGGCCGCCTTCGACCCCGGCGACGACTGGCGGCCGATCCACACCCTGCTCTTCAAATAG